In Fusarium oxysporum Fo47 chromosome VII, complete sequence, the following proteins share a genomic window:
- a CDS encoding cytochrome P450: MEALNLPAIAVILALLPVFYELIPAPHWSYHIAPFWLWWAKLTHRENRLVYQNHMAKGKALRLSPGLASISRGFPKTEFYFRGFTNDNTENIFTFEDNAEHSARKRVISGIFSKFFILADATSRCSMKKILFGRLLSRNLTENQKERRLYLDGFFAAAPYTFWQYEIGLIPKKVDSGFHDIEQWNLEKCDKAQQLTAQGEDSLSDDDKPVVMALVLKAISGPYAKPGQYPQWLKIASDMFAHNSVAHETSGNTLAFCLAVGSPLSFAPRAGEEWKLPTAKSIDQLPLLEAVILKSVRLYPSAAGGQPRRVPKSCSPGGCDGILAGTIVQCYAYSLHRTPDIFPEPHKWEPERWIESGGRMCIGINFAYFSMKNVIGSIYTNFTTTLHDHGSMELEDAYLAGPEGHRLGLKFKLIET; this comes from the exons ATGGAAGCATTGAATTTACCAGCGATTGCCGTTATTCTAGCGCTACTTCCAGTCTTTTACGAGCTC ATACCTGCCCCTCATTGGAGTTACCATATAGCGCCATTCTGGCTCTGGTGGGCTAAACTTACTCACAGAGAGAACAGGCTTGTATACCAGAACCACATGGCCAAAGGAAAGGCTTTGCGACTTTCGCCAGGCCTAGCCA GTATATCTCGGGGATTTCCCAAGACAGAGTTTTACTTTAGGGGATTTACCAACGACAA CACGGAGAACATTTTCACTTTTGAAGATAATGCTGAGCACTCCGCTCGAAAAAGAGTGATCTCCGGGATATTCTCCAAGTTTTTCATCCTAGCAGATGCTACTAGCCGGTGCTccatgaagaagatcttATTCGGACG CTTGCTCAGCAGGAATCTGACAGAAAACCAGAAAGAGCGACGACTTTATCTGGACGGATTCTTCGCCGCTGCTCCATATACGTTCTGGCAATACGA AATTGGGCTCATCCCGAAGAAGGTCGATAGTGGGTTTCATGACATCGAGCAATGGAACCTTGAGAAGTGCGATAAAGCTCAGCAACTTACTGCGCAGGGCGAAGATAGCTTGTCCGATGACGACAAGCCGGTGGTCATGGCCTTGGTGCTCAAAGCTATCAGCGGTCCTTACGCCAAACCAGGCCAATACCCTCAATGGCTAAAGATTGCCAGTGATATGTTCGCTCACAACTCAGTTGCGCACGAGACGAGTGGAAACACCCTGGCCTTCTGCTT AGCTGTTGGCTCTCCGCTGTCTTTTGCTCCACGAGCGGGAGAGGAATGGAAACTTCCCACAGCTAAGAGCATCGATCAACTGCCGCTCCTTGAAGCCGTCATCTTGAAATCTGTGCGCCTCTATCCCTCCGCCGCTGGAGGCCAGCCCCGCCGCGTTCCAAAGTCTTGCTCACCTGGCGGATGCGACGGCATCCTAGCTGGCACCATAGTGCAGTGCTACGCGTACTCACTCCATCGTACGCCAGACATCTTTCCAGAGCCGCACAAGTGGGAGCCAGAGCGATGGATCGAGTC CGGTGGTCGGATGTGTATTGGAATCAATTTTGCATACTTTT CTATGAAGAATGTAATAGGAAGCATTTACACCAACTTCACTACCACTCTGCATGATCATGGAAGTATGGAGCTGGAGGATGCGTACCTTGCAGGTCCTGAAGGGCACCGGTTGGGACTCAAGTTCAAGCTGATCGAAACATGA